One genomic segment of Esox lucius isolate fEsoLuc1 chromosome 15, fEsoLuc1.pri, whole genome shotgun sequence includes these proteins:
- the dapp1 gene encoding dual adapter for phosphotyrosine and 3-phosphotyrosine and 3-phosphoinositide isoform X1: MSYCSDTSSVDDELETLRWYHFDLSRHAAEALLLSNGRDGSYLLRNSHQGPGSFALSVRAKDSVKHFHVTRKSGGYAFGFNEFATLQDFVNHFANEPLLGSETGTLIVLKCPYPWRVEEPSIYESVRVHTVMQAGRTENDLVVNAPSLGTKEGYLVKLGAFIKNWKQRWFTLNRNELKYFKDKMFDEPIRTLDLTACSAVQFDYSQDRVNCFCLVFPERTFYLCAKSGVEADEWIKIIRWKLSQIKKGR, encoded by the exons ATGAGCTACTGCAGTGATACGTCAAGTGTCGACGACGAGTTGGAGACATTACG ATGGTACCACTTTGACCTTTCACGCCATGCCGCTGAAGCTCTTCTCCTGTCCAATGGGAGAGATGGGAGCTATCTCCTCCGAAACAGTCACCAGGGTCCTGGTAGCTTTGCCCTGTCTGTAAG GGCCAAAGATTCAGTGAAACATTTCCATGTAACACGGAAAAGCGGCGGCTATGCCTTTGGCTTCAATGAGTTTGCCACCCTCCAGGATTTTGTCAACCATTTTGCCAACGAGCCTCTGTTGGGGAGCGAGACAG GTACCCTCATAGTCCTTAAATGTCCATATCCATGGCGTGTAGAAGAGCCTTCAATCTATGAGTCTGTGCGAGTTCACACTGTCATGCAGGCAGGACGGACCGAGAACGACCTGGTGGTTAACGCTCCATCA ttaggAACAAAGGAGGGCTATTTGGTAAAGTTAGGAGCATTCATAAAG AACTGGAAACAGAGGTGGTTCACATTAAACCGAAATGAACTCAAATACTTCAAGGACAAAATG TTTGACGAGCCCATTCGCACCTTGGATCTGACTGCATGCTCGGCTGTCCAGTTTGACTACTCCCAGGACAGGGTCAATTGCTTCTG TCTGGTGTTCCCCGAGAGGACATTTTATCTGTGTGCTAAGAGTGGAGTGGAGGCGGATGAGTGGATCAAGATAATACGATGGAAACTG TCACAGATAAAAAAAGGAAGATGA
- the dapp1 gene encoding dual adapter for phosphotyrosine and 3-phosphotyrosine and 3-phosphoinositide isoform X2 has product MSYCSDTSSVDDELETLRWYHFDLSRHAAEALLLSNGRDGSYLLRNSHQGPGSFALSVRAKDSVKHFHVTRKSGGYAFGFNEFATLQDFVNHFANEPLLGSETGTLIVLKCPYPWRVEEPSIYESVRVHTVMQAGRTENDLVVNAPSNWKQRWFTLNRNELKYFKDKMFDEPIRTLDLTACSAVQFDYSQDRVNCFCLVFPERTFYLCAKSGVEADEWIKIIRWKLSQIKKGR; this is encoded by the exons ATGAGCTACTGCAGTGATACGTCAAGTGTCGACGACGAGTTGGAGACATTACG ATGGTACCACTTTGACCTTTCACGCCATGCCGCTGAAGCTCTTCTCCTGTCCAATGGGAGAGATGGGAGCTATCTCCTCCGAAACAGTCACCAGGGTCCTGGTAGCTTTGCCCTGTCTGTAAG GGCCAAAGATTCAGTGAAACATTTCCATGTAACACGGAAAAGCGGCGGCTATGCCTTTGGCTTCAATGAGTTTGCCACCCTCCAGGATTTTGTCAACCATTTTGCCAACGAGCCTCTGTTGGGGAGCGAGACAG GTACCCTCATAGTCCTTAAATGTCCATATCCATGGCGTGTAGAAGAGCCTTCAATCTATGAGTCTGTGCGAGTTCACACTGTCATGCAGGCAGGACGGACCGAGAACGACCTGGTGGTTAACGCTCCATCA AACTGGAAACAGAGGTGGTTCACATTAAACCGAAATGAACTCAAATACTTCAAGGACAAAATG TTTGACGAGCCCATTCGCACCTTGGATCTGACTGCATGCTCGGCTGTCCAGTTTGACTACTCCCAGGACAGGGTCAATTGCTTCTG TCTGGTGTTCCCCGAGAGGACATTTTATCTGTGTGCTAAGAGTGGAGTGGAGGCGGATGAGTGGATCAAGATAATACGATGGAAACTG TCACAGATAAAAAAAGGAAGATGA
- the dapp1 gene encoding dual adapter for phosphotyrosine and 3-phosphotyrosine and 3-phosphoinositide isoform X3, whose amino-acid sequence MSYCSDTSSVDDELETLRWYHFDLSRHAAEALLLSNGRDGSYLLRNSHQGPGSFALSVRAKDSVKHFHVTRKSGGYAFGFNEFATLQDFVNHFANEPLLGSETGTLIVLKCPYPWRVEEPSIYESVRVHTVMQAGRTENDLVVNAPSLGTKEGYLVKLGAFIKNWKQRWFTLNRNELKYFKDKMFDEPIRTLDLTACSAVQFDYSQDRVNCFCHR is encoded by the exons ATGAGCTACTGCAGTGATACGTCAAGTGTCGACGACGAGTTGGAGACATTACG ATGGTACCACTTTGACCTTTCACGCCATGCCGCTGAAGCTCTTCTCCTGTCCAATGGGAGAGATGGGAGCTATCTCCTCCGAAACAGTCACCAGGGTCCTGGTAGCTTTGCCCTGTCTGTAAG GGCCAAAGATTCAGTGAAACATTTCCATGTAACACGGAAAAGCGGCGGCTATGCCTTTGGCTTCAATGAGTTTGCCACCCTCCAGGATTTTGTCAACCATTTTGCCAACGAGCCTCTGTTGGGGAGCGAGACAG GTACCCTCATAGTCCTTAAATGTCCATATCCATGGCGTGTAGAAGAGCCTTCAATCTATGAGTCTGTGCGAGTTCACACTGTCATGCAGGCAGGACGGACCGAGAACGACCTGGTGGTTAACGCTCCATCA ttaggAACAAAGGAGGGCTATTTGGTAAAGTTAGGAGCATTCATAAAG AACTGGAAACAGAGGTGGTTCACATTAAACCGAAATGAACTCAAATACTTCAAGGACAAAATG TTTGACGAGCCCATTCGCACCTTGGATCTGACTGCATGCTCGGCTGTCCAGTTTGACTACTCCCAGGACAGGGTCAATTGCTTCTG TCACAGATAA
- the lamtor3 gene encoding ragulator complex protein LAMTOR3, whose translation MADDLKRYLYKQLPSVEGLHAIVVTDRDGVPVIKVANDNAPEYALRPGFLSTFALATDQGSKLGLSKNKSIICYYNTYQIVQFNRLPLVISFIASSSANTGLIISLEKELVPLIEELRQVVEVA comes from the exons ATGGCTGAT GACTTGAAGAGGTACTTGTACAAACAGCTACCAAG TGTTGAGGGTCTTCATGCAATTGTAGTAACAGACAGGGATGGTGTCCCAGTTATCAAAG TGGCCAACGATAATGCACCAGAATACGCACTACGTCCAGGCTTTCTCTCAACCTTTGCATTGGCCACAGACCAGGGCAGTAAGCTAGGGTTATCCAAAAACAAGAGCATCATCTGCTACTATAACACATACCAG ATTGTCCAGTTTAATCGGTTACCATTGGTGATCAGCTTCATCGCAAGCAGTAGTGCCAACACAG GTTTGATCATCAGTCTCGAGAAGGAGCTTGTGCCGCTAATCGAAGAGCTGAGGCAAGTCGTAGAGGTCGCTTGA